One stretch of Streptomyces sp. 135 DNA includes these proteins:
- the rplA gene encoding 50S ribosomal protein L1 — protein MKRSKTLRAADAKIDREKLYAPLEAVRLAKETSATKFDGTVEVAMRLGVDPRKADQMVRGTVNLPHGTGKTARVLVFATGDRAAAAEAAGADIVGADELIDEVAKGRLDFDAVVATPDLMGKVGRLGRVLGPRGLMPNPKTGTVTPDVVKAVNDIKGGKIEFRVDKHSNLHFIIGKVSFDDTKLVENYAAALEEILRLKPSAAKGRYIKKAAITTTMGPGIPLDSNRTRNLLVEEDPAAV, from the coding sequence GTGAAGCGCAGCAAGACTCTCCGCGCTGCGGACGCCAAGATCGACCGGGAGAAGCTGTACGCCCCGCTCGAGGCCGTCCGTCTCGCCAAGGAGACCTCCGCGACCAAGTTCGACGGCACCGTCGAGGTCGCCATGCGTCTGGGCGTCGACCCGCGCAAGGCCGACCAGATGGTCCGTGGCACCGTGAACCTCCCGCACGGCACCGGCAAGACCGCCCGGGTCCTGGTCTTCGCGACCGGTGACCGTGCTGCGGCCGCGGAAGCCGCTGGGGCCGACATCGTCGGCGCCGACGAGCTGATCGACGAGGTCGCGAAGGGCCGCCTGGACTTCGACGCCGTCGTCGCCACCCCGGACCTCATGGGCAAGGTCGGCCGCCTCGGCCGCGTGCTCGGTCCGCGTGGTCTGATGCCGAACCCGAAGACCGGCACCGTGACCCCCGATGTCGTCAAGGCTGTCAACGACATCAAGGGCGGCAAGATCGAGTTCCGCGTCGACAAGCACTCGAACCTGCACTTCATCATCGGCAAGGTGTCCTTCGACGACACCAAGCTGGTGGAGAACTACGCCGCGGCCCTGGAGGAGATCCTCCGTCTGAAGCCGTCGGCCGCCAAGGGTCGCTACATCAAGAAGGCCGCCATCACCACCACGATGGGCCCCGGCATCCCGCTGGACTCGAACCGCACCCGCAACCTCCTCGTCGAGGAGGACCCGGCCGCCGTCTGA
- the rplJ gene encoding 50S ribosomal protein L10, producing MPTPDKAAAVAELTDKFRSSNAAVLTEYRGLTVAQLKQLRRSLGENSEYAVVKNTLTKIAANEAGINTLDDLFTGPTAVAFVTGDPVESAKGLRDFAKENPNLVIKGGVLDGKALSADEIKKLADLESREVLLAKLAGAMKGKQSQTAALFQALPSKFVRTAEALRAKQAEQGGAE from the coding sequence ATGCCGACGCCCGACAAGGCTGCCGCGGTAGCCGAGCTCACGGACAAGTTCCGCAGCTCGAACGCCGCCGTGCTGACCGAGTACCGGGGTCTCACCGTGGCCCAGCTCAAGCAGCTGCGCCGTTCTCTCGGTGAAAACTCCGAGTACGCCGTGGTGAAGAACACGCTGACCAAGATTGCGGCCAACGAGGCCGGGATCAACACGCTGGACGACCTGTTCACGGGTCCGACGGCGGTTGCCTTCGTCACCGGTGACCCGGTGGAGTCGGCCAAGGGTCTTCGTGACTTCGCCAAGGAAAACCCGAACCTCGTCATCAAGGGCGGTGTCCTTGACGGCAAGGCGCTGTCCGCCGACGAGATCAAGAAGCTTGCGGACCTCGAGTCCCGCGAGGTTCTGCTCGCCAAGCTGGCGGGCGCCATGAAGGGCAAGCAGTCCCAGACTGCCGCGCTCTTCCAGGCGCTTCCCTCGAAGTTCGTCCGCACCGCGGAGGCGCTTCGTGCCAAGCAGGCCGAGCAGGGCGGTGCCGAGTAA
- the secE gene encoding preprotein translocase subunit SecE, with amino-acid sequence MTDAVGSIDMPDAQDEAPESKKKARKGGKRGKKGPFGRLALFYRQIIAELRKVVWPTRSQLTTYTTVVIVFVVIMIGLVTVIDYGFSHAVKYIFG; translated from the coding sequence GTGACGGACGCCGTGGGCTCCATCGACATGCCTGATGCCCAGGACGAGGCGCCGGAGTCCAAGAAGAAGGCCCGCAAGGGCGGCAAGCGCGGCAAGAAGGGCCCCTTCGGCCGTCTCGCGCTCTTCTACCGCCAGATCATCGCGGAGCTCCGCAAGGTCGTCTGGCCGACTCGTAGCCAGCTCACGACCTACACCACAGTGGTGATTGTCTTCGTCGTCATCATGATCGGCCTTGTGACCGTGATTGACTATGGCTTCAGCCACGCTGTCAAGTACATCTTCGGCTGA
- the rplL gene encoding 50S ribosomal protein L7/L12, whose product MAKLSQDDLLAQFEEMTLIELSEFVKAFEEKFDVTAAAPVAVAAGSAAAAPAEAEAEQDEFDVILTGAGEKKIQVIKVVRELTSLGLKEAKDLVDGTPKPVLEKVAKDAAEKAAEALKGAGASVEVK is encoded by the coding sequence ATGGCGAAGCTGTCCCAGGACGACCTGCTCGCGCAGTTCGAAGAGATGACCCTCATCGAGCTCTCCGAGTTCGTGAAGGCCTTCGAGGAGAAGTTCGACGTCACCGCCGCCGCGCCCGTCGCCGTTGCCGCTGGTAGCGCCGCTGCCGCCCCGGCCGAGGCCGAGGCCGAGCAGGACGAGTTCGACGTCATCCTCACCGGCGCCGGCGAGAAGAAGATCCAGGTCATCAAGGTCGTGCGTGAGCTGACCTCGCTGGGTCTCAAGGAGGCCAAGGACCTCGTCGACGGCACCCCGAAGCCGGTCCTCGAGAAGGTCGCCAAGGACGCCGCGGAGAAGGCCGCCGAGGCCCTCAAGGGCGCCGGCGCCTCCGTCGAGGTCAAGTGA
- the nusG gene encoding transcription termination/antitermination protein NusG — protein MSDPNLNDAVAPRGEDAESVEDQLDIVEAADAEEPDQAEAADAAAGEPAEEAAVHLEGDAEAAAESEEDEAADDADVDATDAEAADEEPVEEESEPVDPIVALREELRTLPGEWYVIHTYAGYENRVKTNLEQRAVSLNVEDFIFQAEVPQEEVAQIKNGERKTIRQNKLPGYVLVRMDLTNESWGVVRNTPGVTGFVGNAYDPYPLTLDEIVKMLAPEAEEKAAREAAEAEGKPAPARKVEVQVLDFEVGDSVTVTDGPFATLQATINEINADSKKVKGLVEIFGRETPVELSFDQIQKN, from the coding sequence GTGTCTGACCCGAACCTGAACGACGCCGTCGCGCCTCGCGGAGAGGACGCGGAGTCCGTGGAGGACCAGCTCGACATCGTCGAGGCGGCGGACGCCGAGGAGCCGGATCAGGCCGAGGCAGCCGACGCCGCCGCGGGCGAGCCCGCCGAAGAGGCCGCCGTCCACCTGGAGGGCGACGCCGAGGCTGCCGCCGAGTCCGAAGAGGACGAGGCCGCGGACGATGCCGATGTCGACGCCACGGATGCCGAGGCCGCCGACGAGGAGCCGGTGGAGGAGGAGTCCGAGCCGGTCGACCCGATCGTCGCCCTGCGCGAGGAGCTCCGCACCCTGCCCGGCGAGTGGTACGTCATCCACACCTACGCCGGTTACGAGAACCGCGTGAAGACCAACCTCGAGCAGCGCGCCGTCTCGCTGAACGTCGAGGACTTCATCTTCCAGGCCGAGGTGCCGCAGGAAGAGGTCGCCCAGATCAAGAACGGCGAGCGCAAGACCATCCGTCAGAACAAGCTCCCCGGCTATGTGCTGGTGCGCATGGACCTGACGAACGAGTCCTGGGGCGTCGTCCGCAACACCCCCGGCGTCACCGGCTTCGTGGGCAACGCCTACGACCCGTACCCGCTGACCCTGGACGAGATCGTCAAGATGCTCGCCCCCGAGGCCGAGGAGAAGGCCGCCCGCGAGGCCGCGGAGGCCGAGGGCAAGCCGGCTCCCGCCCGCAAGGTCGAGGTCCAGGTCCTGGACTTCGAGGTCGGCGACTCGGTCACCGTCACCGACGGCCCGTTCGCGACGCTGCAGGCGACGATCAACGAGATCAACGCCGACTCGAAGAAGGTCAAGGGCCTCGTCGAGATCTTCGGCCGCGAGACCCCGGTCGAGCTCAGCTTCGACCAGATCCAGAAGAACTAG
- the rplK gene encoding 50S ribosomal protein L11, producing MPPKKKKVTGLIKLQIQAGAANPAPPVGPALGQHGVNIMEFCKAYNAATESQRGWVIPVEITVYEDRSFTFITKTPPAAKMILKAAGVEKGSGEPHKTKVAKVTEAQIREIAQTKMEDLNANDLDAASKIIAGTARSMGITVEG from the coding sequence ATGCCTCCCAAGAAGAAGAAGGTCACGGGGCTGATCAAGCTCCAGATCCAGGCTGGTGCCGCCAACCCGGCCCCGCCGGTCGGCCCCGCCCTGGGCCAGCACGGCGTCAACATCATGGAGTTCTGCAAGGCCTACAACGCCGCGACCGAGTCGCAGCGTGGCTGGGTGATCCCGGTGGAGATCACGGTCTACGAAGACCGCTCCTTCACCTTCATCACCAAGACGCCGCCGGCCGCCAAGATGATCCTGAAGGCCGCTGGTGTCGAGAAGGGCTCCGGCGAGCCCCACAAGACCAAGGTCGCCAAGGTCACCGAGGCGCAGATCCGCGAGATCGCGCAGACCAAGATGGAAGACCTCAACGCCAACGACCTGGACGCCGCGTCGAAGATCATCGCCGGCACCGCCCGTTCCATGGGCATCACGGTCGAGGGCTGA